In Tsuneonella dongtanensis, a single window of DNA contains:
- a CDS encoding LLM class flavin-dependent oxidoreductase, whose protein sequence is MTQAQQCEIAWFSALCDDDYEFLGVPDPQLQSSWEHCRNIVLRAEEGGFDNILLPSGYQLGLDTTVFAAAMAPLLRRMKLLWATRIGEDWPPQLARRIATLDRILGPNADGTAGRLNVNIISSDMPGQAMPGGPRYGRATEVMKIVRQLLNGESIDHQGEHYQLKLDPPRIKTISGKCPPFYFGGLSHEARECAAEGCDVYLMWPDTMDKVRENIADLTERAAKYGRTLKFGYRVHVIVRETEDEARAYADRLLSKLDDEKGRAIREASLDAKNYGVQRQAELRGAADGDGFVEENLWTGIGRARSGCGAAIVGTPDQVLAKLRAYQAEGIEAFILSGYPHVNECDMFARYVLPHIEHGPLKFD, encoded by the coding sequence ATGACCCAAGCGCAACAATGCGAAATCGCGTGGTTCTCCGCGCTCTGCGACGACGACTACGAGTTTCTCGGCGTGCCCGATCCGCAGCTCCAGTCGAGCTGGGAGCACTGCCGCAACATCGTCCTGCGCGCCGAAGAGGGCGGGTTCGACAACATCCTGCTGCCCTCGGGGTACCAGCTCGGGCTCGACACCACGGTGTTCGCGGCAGCCATGGCGCCGCTGCTCCGCCGCATGAAGCTGCTCTGGGCGACCCGCATCGGAGAGGACTGGCCCCCGCAGCTCGCGCGCCGGATCGCGACGCTCGACCGTATCCTCGGCCCCAACGCCGATGGCACCGCAGGCCGCCTCAACGTCAACATCATCTCGTCCGACATGCCGGGACAGGCGATGCCCGGCGGTCCGCGCTATGGCCGTGCGACCGAAGTGATGAAGATCGTCCGCCAGCTCCTCAACGGCGAGAGCATCGATCACCAGGGCGAGCACTACCAGCTCAAGCTCGATCCGCCGCGGATCAAGACCATCAGCGGCAAGTGCCCGCCATTCTATTTCGGCGGCCTGTCCCACGAAGCCCGCGAATGCGCAGCTGAGGGCTGCGATGTCTACCTCATGTGGCCCGACACGATGGACAAGGTGCGCGAGAACATCGCCGACCTTACCGAACGGGCGGCGAAGTACGGCCGTACGCTCAAGTTCGGCTACCGCGTCCATGTGATCGTGCGCGAGACCGAGGACGAGGCGCGCGCCTACGCCGACCGCCTGCTGTCGAAGCTCGACGACGAGAAGGGCCGCGCTATTCGCGAGGCTTCGCTCGATGCGAAGAACTACGGCGTGCAGCGCCAGGCCGAACTGCGCGGCGCCGCTGACGGCGACGGCTTCGTCGAGGAGAACCTGTGGACCGGTATCGGTCGCGCCCGGTCGGGCTGCGGCGCCGCGATCGTCGGCACGCCGGACCAGGTGCTCGCCAAGCTGCGCGCCTATCAGGCCGAGGGGATCGAGGCGTTCATCCTCTCGGGCTATCCCCACGTCAACGAGTGCGACATGTTCGCGCGTTACGTGCTGCCGCACATCGAACATGGGCCGCTGAAGTTCGACTGA
- a CDS encoding aldo/keto reductase codes for MSLLPAPPATRSLGHTGIDVSPIAWGMWRLAENGRSAGEAAKLVHAALDAGITLLDTADIYGFDGNAGFGDAEALLGEVLAAEPGLRARMVLATKGGIRPPLPYDQSTEYLAQAIDESLRRLKVDMVDLWQVHRPDILAHPQEVARALDDAVTGGKIRSIGVSNFTQQQTEALQHFLTHKLVATQPEISPLRIDCFENGELDQAMRLGLTPLAWSPLGGGRLLSPESARDKAVAAELDRIGKEQGASRSVAAYGWMMAHPAGIIPIVGSQSAGRIAEAAQALAMRWTRQDWYAVLVAARGERLP; via the coding sequence ATGAGCCTTTTGCCCGCCCCGCCTGCCACCCGGTCGCTCGGGCACACCGGGATCGACGTGTCGCCGATTGCCTGGGGCATGTGGCGCCTGGCCGAGAACGGTCGTTCGGCGGGCGAGGCGGCAAAGCTCGTGCACGCCGCGCTCGACGCCGGGATCACCTTGCTCGACACCGCGGACATTTATGGTTTCGACGGCAATGCCGGGTTCGGCGATGCCGAGGCGCTGCTGGGCGAAGTGCTCGCGGCCGAGCCGGGACTTCGCGCTCGCATGGTCCTGGCGACCAAGGGCGGCATTCGGCCCCCGCTGCCCTACGACCAGTCGACCGAATATCTCGCGCAGGCGATCGACGAATCGCTGCGGCGGCTCAAGGTCGACATGGTCGACCTGTGGCAGGTCCACCGGCCCGACATCCTGGCGCACCCGCAGGAGGTTGCCCGGGCGCTCGACGATGCCGTGACCGGCGGGAAGATCCGGTCCATCGGCGTATCGAACTTCACGCAGCAGCAGACCGAGGCGCTCCAGCACTTCCTGACGCACAAGCTCGTCGCGACCCAGCCCGAGATCAGCCCGCTGCGCATCGACTGCTTCGAGAACGGCGAGCTCGACCAGGCCATGCGGCTGGGGCTGACCCCGCTCGCATGGTCGCCGCTTGGAGGCGGCCGCCTGCTTTCGCCCGAAAGCGCGCGCGACAAGGCAGTCGCTGCCGAGCTCGACCGGATCGGCAAGGAGCAGGGCGCCAGTCGCAGCGTTGCCGCCTACGGCTGGATGATGGCGCATCCGGCAGGGATCATCCCCATCGTCGGTTCGCAGAGCGCCGGGCGCATCGCCGAAGCCGCGCAGGCGCTGGCGATGCGCTGGACCCGGCAGGATTGGTACGCGGTGCTCGTCGCCGCGCGAGGAGAGAGGCTTCCATGA
- a CDS encoding LacI family DNA-binding transcriptional regulator: MSGRSNIRDVAARAGVAVKTVSRVLNGHPYVSEATRKRVEDAMAELDFRPSVAARILSGAKSNQVALIYDNHSPYYTFQIQKGCWDFCHAQGIRLLAQPVDVDDPSVGAEVRGLISETHVDGIILSSPVTDCAPVLSVLDTLDIPFVRISPGTNHALTSSVFMDDVQAGDDMTTHLVNHGHRRIGFVKGHPSHMASEERLYGYRKALDRAGIAFEPALVIDGEFDFDSGMRAARVLLDMPQPPTAIFASNDDMAAGVLAEAHTRGIEVPSELSVAGFDDTTLARTVWPPLTTIHQPMAELAHTAAEILIAGGETQHRRLPHQLVERASVAPPPRRSA; encoded by the coding sequence ATGAGCGGCCGTTCCAACATCCGCGATGTCGCCGCGCGCGCCGGGGTGGCGGTAAAGACGGTCAGCCGCGTGCTCAACGGTCATCCCTACGTCAGCGAAGCGACTCGCAAGCGGGTCGAAGACGCGATGGCCGAGCTGGACTTCAGGCCCAGCGTCGCTGCGCGGATCCTGTCCGGTGCGAAGTCGAACCAGGTCGCGCTGATCTACGACAATCACAGTCCCTACTATACCTTCCAGATCCAGAAGGGGTGCTGGGACTTCTGCCATGCGCAGGGCATCCGCCTGCTCGCCCAGCCGGTCGACGTCGACGATCCGTCGGTGGGCGCGGAAGTGCGAGGGCTGATCTCCGAAACCCACGTCGACGGGATCATCCTGTCGTCTCCGGTGACCGACTGCGCGCCGGTGCTGTCGGTGCTCGACACCCTCGACATCCCGTTCGTGCGGATTTCGCCCGGGACGAACCACGCGCTCACCAGTTCGGTGTTCATGGACGACGTCCAGGCGGGCGACGACATGACCACGCATCTCGTCAACCATGGACACCGCCGGATCGGGTTCGTGAAAGGCCATCCGAGCCACATGGCGAGCGAGGAACGGCTCTACGGCTATCGCAAGGCGCTCGATCGGGCGGGTATCGCGTTCGAACCCGCGCTGGTGATCGACGGGGAGTTCGACTTCGACAGCGGGATGCGCGCGGCGAGGGTCCTCCTCGACATGCCGCAGCCGCCGACGGCGATCTTCGCTTCCAACGACGACATGGCCGCCGGCGTTCTTGCCGAGGCGCATACGCGCGGGATCGAGGTACCGTCCGAACTGTCGGTCGCCGGGTTCGACGACACGACGCTCGCGCGGACCGTCTGGCCGCCGCTGACCACGATCCATCAGCCTATGGCCGAGCTGGCGCACACCGCGGCCGAAATCCTGATCGCGGGCGGCGAGACACAGCATCGCCGCCTGCCCCATCAACTGGTCGAGCGCGCTTCGGTCGCTCCGCCGCCCCGGAGATCTGCATGA
- a CDS encoding alpha-glucosidase, with translation MAQTVEFRARDGGFELLLGGRVVLRHAPDCPALAIARGTPDIEMVRGNFRIDDAPRDRRDLGEWSATPTGVRFDGARLDWSDGGLTVSCDDPAFDRIYIRFHAEPGETVWGGGEQMSYLALSGRRFPMWTSEPGVGRDKSTALTRAMDEAGMAGGDYYHTNYPQPTFLTSRWIAVHLDASCYSVLDFTDPVAHAVEVWSSMARFELFAAEGPKALVGQLAGRFGRQPPLPDWAIGGAIVGLKSGASSFDRLERFVEAGAAISGLWCEDWAGIRETSFGRRLFWDWQLGARSAARYPDLEARIEALARRGIRFLAYANPYLSNDAELYAEALEGGHFCLQQGSDEVYLVDFGEFDCGVIDFTRAETRDWFAERVLGREMLDRGIMGWMADFGEYLPTDLRLADGSDPMEAHNRWPVLWAEVNARALASRGKTGDAVFFMRAGFSGVQAHCPLLWAGDQCVDFTRHDGIGTVITAALSSGLVGNAYSHSDCGGYTSLLGNVRTEELLMRWCELAAFAPVMRSHEGNRPDDNLQYDSTPELLACFARWSRVHAALAPYVRALSDEAAQTGLPLQRPLFLEYPDDPALFAVRDQYLYGSDLMVAPVVEEGARARQVVLPGDAPWRHVWSGRDFAPGTHTVAAPVGEPPVFYRPGSPHAAIFAGLPKALAA, from the coding sequence ATGGCGCAAACGGTCGAATTCAGGGCGCGCGATGGCGGATTCGAGTTGCTTCTCGGCGGCCGGGTCGTGTTGCGCCATGCCCCGGATTGTCCTGCGCTGGCCATCGCCCGGGGAACGCCGGACATCGAGATGGTTCGCGGCAACTTCAGGATCGACGATGCGCCGCGAGACCGTCGCGATCTGGGTGAGTGGAGCGCGACCCCGACCGGCGTCCGTTTCGACGGGGCTCGCCTCGACTGGTCGGACGGTGGGCTGACCGTCAGCTGCGACGATCCCGCGTTCGATCGCATCTACATTCGCTTTCACGCAGAGCCGGGTGAGACCGTTTGGGGCGGCGGCGAGCAGATGAGCTACCTGGCGCTGAGCGGACGTCGGTTTCCGATGTGGACCAGCGAGCCCGGGGTGGGCCGCGACAAGTCGACCGCGCTGACCCGTGCGATGGACGAGGCCGGGATGGCCGGCGGCGACTACTATCACACCAACTATCCGCAACCGACGTTCCTCACGTCGCGCTGGATCGCGGTGCACCTCGACGCGAGTTGCTACAGCGTGCTCGATTTCACCGATCCGGTCGCGCACGCGGTCGAGGTGTGGTCGAGCATGGCCCGTTTCGAACTGTTCGCCGCAGAAGGCCCCAAGGCGCTGGTCGGCCAGCTTGCCGGCCGCTTCGGCCGCCAGCCTCCCTTGCCGGACTGGGCGATCGGGGGTGCGATCGTCGGCCTCAAGTCGGGGGCATCGAGTTTCGACCGGCTGGAGCGCTTCGTCGAAGCCGGAGCCGCGATCTCCGGCCTGTGGTGCGAGGATTGGGCGGGCATCCGCGAGACGAGTTTTGGTCGCCGCCTGTTCTGGGACTGGCAACTCGGCGCGCGCAGTGCGGCGCGATACCCCGATCTCGAAGCGCGGATCGAAGCGCTGGCCCGGCGCGGGATCCGCTTCCTCGCATACGCCAACCCGTATCTGTCCAACGACGCCGAACTCTATGCCGAGGCGCTGGAGGGCGGGCATTTCTGCCTGCAGCAGGGTAGCGACGAGGTGTATCTCGTCGACTTCGGCGAGTTCGATTGCGGGGTGATCGACTTCACCCGCGCGGAAACGCGCGACTGGTTTGCCGAGCGTGTCCTCGGTCGCGAAATGCTCGACCGCGGCATCATGGGCTGGATGGCCGACTTCGGCGAGTACCTTCCCACCGATCTCAGGCTGGCCGACGGCAGCGATCCGATGGAAGCGCACAACCGGTGGCCGGTGCTGTGGGCGGAAGTGAACGCGCGCGCGCTGGCCAGTCGCGGTAAGACCGGCGACGCCGTCTTCTTCATGCGCGCCGGGTTTTCGGGCGTCCAGGCGCATTGCCCCCTGCTCTGGGCGGGCGACCAGTGCGTCGATTTCACCCGCCACGACGGCATCGGCACGGTGATAACCGCCGCGCTGTCATCGGGGCTGGTCGGAAACGCCTACAGCCATTCCGACTGCGGCGGATACACCTCGCTGCTCGGCAATGTGCGGACCGAGGAGTTGCTCATGCGCTGGTGCGAGCTGGCCGCGTTCGCACCCGTCATGCGCAGTCACGAAGGCAACCGGCCCGACGACAACCTGCAGTACGACAGCACCCCGGAACTTCTCGCCTGCTTCGCGCGATGGAGCCGCGTGCACGCCGCGCTCGCCCCATACGTTCGCGCGCTGAGCGACGAAGCGGCCCAGACCGGGCTCCCGCTCCAGCGACCCCTGTTTCTCGAATATCCGGACGACCCTGCCCTGTTTGCGGTGCGGGATCAGTATCTCTACGGGTCCGACCTCATGGTGGCACCGGTAGTCGAAGAGGGCGCGAGAGCGCGGCAGGTCGTCCTGCCCGGCGATGCGCCGTGGCGGCACGTCTGGTCGGGGCGCGACTTCGCTCCCGGGACGCACACAGTGGCGGCGCCGGTTGGCGAGCCTCCGGTGTTTTACCGACCCGGGAGCCCGCACGCTGCGATCTTCGCAGGCCTGCCGAAAGCGCTGGCGGCATGA
- a CDS encoding TonB-dependent receptor: MGFRSRALALSGSMIALVAANPALAQDASDATDEGGIEEIIVTANKVAENVQDVPIAITALTSDRLETAGTTSLEGITQLVPSVTFRKGTTSANSAIVMRGVGTITFSIAAEPSVSTVVDGIVLSRSGQAFMDLVDAERLEVLRGPQGTLFGKNASAGLVNIVSKGGTDSLEAEARAEYFEGDEYRLRGSLSGPLGTDLSARVTGFYGSYDGNITNVFGGQNNQVNGYEHYGARGILDYNGPSARVRFIADLFRANDDCCADVTTVSRGAVLDAELGLPGGVAHGLDQRFVNHNLVTQTRDRQWSLTLSGDLDLSDTHTLSVVGGYRNWRNTELREGDFLPRAIVGTAELHDEGLVTTEQLSVEARIASDSALPFFYQVGAFAWHSDNTQIFTRRDITCSTSTLPLAPSGARPCNVADTVNTLFPTATSNSDVSSSNFAVFGQGTFRLSDLIAITGGLRYTWDDLSYVHVRAPGVNATNGAPATGPGISGNPAGGTIASGGNGTNISRGSSTNGNLSGKAVLQITPSDDVMLYGSYTRGYKGPAFNVFFNHTAPTNAIPIDEETSDAFEIGAKTQFLDNRVQLNVAAFSVEYDGFQANNFVTLNGAVVTNLTNAGTVKSQGFEVDMLAVPVDGLTLRASAAYADAFVKRFNPNPQTNAPDARNGTQLPLAPKFVYTLGAGYEGDLGGMKLYLDTDFRHVSRQFSDLGESGPIDPYGIWNASVGFSDADDRYRLTFHARNITDESYALLNVSNGQRLQIPRDADRYFGVSLRARIR; the protein is encoded by the coding sequence ATGGGTTTCCGTTCGCGCGCGCTCGCGCTGTCGGGCAGCATGATCGCGCTTGTCGCGGCGAATCCGGCGCTCGCGCAAGATGCTTCCGATGCCACCGACGAGGGTGGGATCGAGGAGATCATCGTAACCGCGAACAAGGTCGCCGAGAACGTCCAGGACGTTCCCATCGCAATCACCGCGCTGACGTCTGATCGTCTCGAGACCGCCGGGACAACCAGCCTCGAAGGCATCACCCAGCTCGTTCCGTCGGTCACGTTCCGCAAGGGCACGACGAGCGCCAACAGCGCCATCGTGATGCGCGGGGTCGGCACGATCACCTTCTCGATCGCCGCCGAGCCGAGCGTGTCGACCGTCGTCGACGGCATCGTCCTCAGCCGTTCGGGACAAGCGTTCATGGATCTCGTCGATGCCGAGCGGCTCGAAGTGCTGCGCGGCCCGCAGGGCACCCTGTTCGGCAAGAACGCCAGCGCCGGCCTCGTCAACATCGTCTCGAAGGGTGGTACGGACAGCCTCGAGGCAGAGGCGCGCGCCGAGTACTTCGAAGGGGACGAGTATCGCCTGCGCGGGTCGCTTTCGGGTCCGCTCGGCACTGACCTGAGCGCGCGCGTGACCGGGTTCTACGGCAGTTACGATGGCAACATCACCAACGTGTTCGGCGGCCAGAACAACCAGGTCAACGGATATGAGCACTACGGCGCCCGCGGCATCCTCGACTATAACGGACCAAGTGCGCGGGTGCGCTTCATCGCTGACCTGTTTCGCGCCAACGACGATTGCTGCGCCGACGTGACGACCGTCAGCCGCGGCGCAGTCCTCGATGCCGAGCTGGGCCTGCCCGGCGGTGTCGCGCACGGCCTCGACCAGCGCTTCGTGAACCACAACCTGGTCACGCAGACGCGCGACCGGCAATGGAGCCTCACCCTGTCGGGTGACCTTGACTTGAGCGATACGCATACGCTGAGCGTCGTCGGCGGATATCGCAACTGGCGGAATACCGAGTTGCGCGAAGGCGATTTCCTGCCGCGCGCGATCGTGGGTACGGCCGAGCTCCACGATGAAGGTCTCGTGACAACCGAACAGCTGTCAGTCGAAGCGCGGATCGCATCGGACAGCGCTCTGCCGTTTTTCTACCAGGTCGGCGCCTTTGCCTGGCATTCGGACAACACTCAGATATTCACTCGCAGGGACATCACTTGCAGCACGTCGACGTTGCCCTTGGCGCCGAGCGGCGCCCGGCCTTGCAACGTAGCCGATACGGTCAATACGCTGTTCCCCACCGCCACCTCGAACAGCGACGTCAGTTCGTCCAACTTCGCCGTGTTCGGCCAGGGGACCTTCCGCCTCTCGGACCTGATCGCGATCACCGGGGGCTTGCGCTACACCTGGGACGACCTGTCGTATGTCCACGTCCGCGCGCCGGGCGTGAACGCGACCAACGGAGCTCCCGCAACGGGTCCGGGCATTTCGGGCAATCCCGCGGGCGGAACGATTGCTTCGGGCGGCAACGGTACGAACATCTCGCGCGGAAGCAGCACCAACGGCAACCTTTCGGGCAAGGCCGTCCTGCAGATCACCCCTTCGGACGACGTGATGCTCTACGGCAGCTACACGCGCGGCTACAAGGGACCGGCGTTCAACGTCTTCTTCAACCACACCGCACCGACCAACGCGATCCCGATCGACGAGGAAACGTCGGACGCGTTCGAAATCGGTGCCAAGACGCAGTTCCTCGACAACCGCGTCCAGCTCAACGTCGCGGCCTTCTCGGTCGAGTACGACGGGTTCCAGGCCAATAACTTCGTCACTCTCAACGGTGCGGTCGTAACGAACCTCACCAACGCCGGCACGGTGAAGTCGCAGGGCTTCGAAGTCGACATGCTCGCGGTTCCGGTGGACGGTCTTACCCTGCGCGCCAGCGCGGCCTATGCCGATGCCTTCGTGAAGCGGTTCAACCCGAATCCGCAGACCAACGCGCCCGACGCGCGCAACGGCACCCAGCTCCCGCTGGCGCCCAAGTTCGTCTACACGCTGGGCGCCGGCTATGAGGGCGATCTCGGCGGGATGAAGCTCTACCTCGACACCGATTTCCGCCACGTCAGCAGGCAGTTTTCCGACCTTGGCGAGAGCGGCCCGATCGACCCCTACGGAATCTGGAATGCCTCGGTCGGCTTCTCCGATGCCGACGACCGTTATCGCCTGACGTTCCACGCCCGGAACATCACCGACGAGAGCTATGCGCTGCTCAACGTCAGCAACGGCCAGCGCCTGCAAATCCCGCGCGATGCGGACCGGTACTTCGGCGTGAGCCTACGCGCGCGCATCCGGTAA
- a CDS encoding LysE family translocator encodes MIDTPLLLAFIAAAALLAITPGVDTAIVLRAAAVDGKRSALLAALGIGTGCLAWALAVSLGLGPLLAASEMAYTALKLAGATYLVWLGARMLMQPRGAFAPDVNVGTGRGAFARGLFTNLLNPKVGGFYVSFLPQFVPAGADLASSSLILACIHIALSLAWFGAIIAATGQIGRLLRRPGAVGWLDRATGVVLVGFGLRLALSTRS; translated from the coding sequence ATGATCGATACTCCGCTGCTTCTCGCCTTCATCGCGGCCGCCGCGCTTCTGGCGATCACGCCCGGGGTCGATACGGCGATCGTCCTGAGGGCGGCGGCTGTGGACGGAAAGCGTTCGGCACTGCTGGCAGCGCTCGGCATCGGCACCGGCTGCCTTGCATGGGCTCTGGCGGTCTCGCTCGGCCTTGGCCCTCTGCTGGCTGCTTCGGAAATGGCCTACACCGCGCTCAAATTGGCGGGCGCCACGTACCTCGTGTGGCTGGGAGCACGGATGCTCATGCAGCCGCGCGGCGCGTTCGCGCCGGACGTCAACGTCGGAACCGGCCGGGGAGCCTTCGCGCGCGGCCTCTTCACCAACCTCCTCAATCCCAAGGTCGGGGGATTCTACGTCAGCTTCTTGCCGCAGTTCGTGCCGGCAGGCGCGGACCTGGCCAGTTCTTCTCTGATCCTCGCCTGCATTCACATCGCGTTGTCGCTGGCGTGGTTCGGCGCGATCATCGCAGCGACGGGGCAGATCGGGCGCCTGCTCCGGCGCCCCGGCGCGGTCGGATGGCTCGACCGCGCGACCGGTGTGGTGCTGGTCGGCTTCGGCCTTCGCCTCGCGCTGTCGACGCGGTCCTGA
- a CDS encoding MFS transporter, whose product MTDGVSASTADQAAEDRALARTRNWLIALLFFGTIINYVDRQVLSLLKPTISAEYGWGDAEFAHFASASQLAAAAALLFVGWIIDRFGVKLAYGAAVAMWSVAGMAHAVAATVTQFVTARVALVAFEAVNTPAAVKAAAEYLPIRQRTMGMGIVNTAPNIGNILAPLTVVPFAVVFGWKAAFIVTGLLGFVWLAFWIMGTRRLKPLPRAAAVEGAPVRSSYGEALSDRKTWAIAGAKAITDMFWWFFTFWLPDLFHKVFNLSQSELVGPTALAFTMAAVGALTAGKLFGVLLGKGRSVNAARKTGMFLYGLAVLPIPLALTVDSAWTAAAIIGLGLFAHQGFSTNIFGFAADAVPARRVATVMAIGAIAGNVAGFGIQEATGALLTSGVGYAPLFWAAALAYLTALAWVHFLVPRIVAEDEGE is encoded by the coding sequence ATGACCGACGGGGTTAGCGCGAGCACGGCAGATCAGGCTGCCGAAGACCGGGCTCTGGCCCGCACGCGCAACTGGCTGATCGCGCTGCTCTTCTTTGGCACGATCATCAATTACGTCGACCGGCAGGTCCTCTCGCTGCTGAAGCCGACGATTTCTGCCGAGTACGGGTGGGGCGATGCGGAATTCGCACACTTCGCGTCCGCCAGCCAGCTTGCCGCCGCCGCGGCGCTGCTGTTCGTCGGCTGGATCATCGACCGCTTCGGCGTGAAGCTGGCCTACGGTGCCGCGGTTGCGATGTGGTCGGTTGCGGGCATGGCGCACGCGGTCGCGGCGACGGTGACCCAGTTCGTCACCGCGCGGGTTGCGCTGGTCGCTTTCGAGGCGGTGAATACGCCCGCGGCGGTGAAGGCGGCGGCAGAATACCTGCCGATCCGTCAGCGCACGATGGGCATGGGGATCGTCAATACCGCACCCAACATCGGCAACATCCTTGCCCCGCTGACTGTCGTGCCCTTCGCGGTCGTGTTCGGGTGGAAGGCGGCCTTCATCGTTACCGGCCTGCTGGGGTTCGTCTGGCTCGCCTTCTGGATCATGGGGACGCGCCGGCTGAAGCCGTTGCCGCGTGCCGCGGCGGTCGAGGGCGCACCCGTGCGCTCGTCCTACGGAGAGGCGCTGTCCGACCGCAAGACCTGGGCGATCGCCGGCGCCAAGGCGATTACCGACATGTTCTGGTGGTTCTTCACCTTCTGGCTGCCCGACCTGTTCCACAAGGTGTTCAACCTCTCGCAGTCCGAACTCGTCGGGCCGACCGCGCTCGCGTTCACGATGGCGGCCGTCGGCGCGCTGACGGCGGGCAAGCTGTTCGGCGTGCTGCTCGGCAAGGGGCGCTCGGTCAACGCTGCGCGCAAGACCGGTATGTTCCTCTATGGCCTCGCGGTGCTGCCGATCCCGCTGGCGCTGACGGTCGACAGCGCCTGGACCGCGGCGGCGATCATCGGCCTCGGTCTCTTCGCGCACCAAGGTTTCTCGACGAACATCTTCGGCTTCGCGGCCGATGCGGTGCCCGCGCGCCGCGTCGCCACCGTGATGGCGATCGGTGCCATCGCCGGCAACGTCGCGGGTTTCGGCATCCAGGAAGCGACCGGCGCGCTGCTCACCTCGGGCGTCGGCTATGCCCCGCTGTTCTGGGCCGCTGCGCTGGCCTATCTCACGGCGCTTGCCTGGGTGCACTTCCTCGTGCCGCGGATCGTTGCTGAGGACGAGGGCGAGTAG
- a CDS encoding YeiH family protein encodes MTPSDNGAAKGRIDWDALPYGGDLFGEIYLAETAPAPVDAKPPRKPLSRFLPGLAVVGVAAGTAAWLAEHYGFPIILLGLLIGLALNFVAREETTHPGLDLASRTCLRWGIVALGFQVTLAQVLDLGPWPFAALIAIMLVAFFAGVGGAAVSGQSRYAGILAGGATAICGASAALALYGIIGRDRLSQAQFALTLVGVSLASALAMSLYPAIAGEMGLTDSQAGFLIGASIHDVAQAIGGGFTYSDAAGSEATIIKLSRVALLGPAMILVALWIGNSAVDARQPIWRRVTLPWFIVGFVALMAVNSTGVVPPAVQATLMTASKTLLLFAVIATAMRSDMALIMRLGWRAATPVVCATLASFLAAVAALWLGAA; translated from the coding sequence ATGACACCGTCGGACAATGGCGCCGCTAAGGGGCGGATCGACTGGGACGCGCTGCCCTATGGCGGCGACCTGTTCGGCGAGATCTACCTGGCCGAAACGGCGCCGGCTCCGGTCGATGCGAAGCCGCCGCGCAAGCCCCTCTCCCGCTTTCTGCCCGGGCTCGCGGTGGTCGGTGTCGCCGCGGGAACGGCGGCGTGGCTGGCCGAGCATTACGGTTTCCCGATCATCCTCCTCGGCCTTCTCATCGGCCTCGCGCTCAACTTCGTCGCGCGCGAAGAGACGACGCATCCGGGACTCGACCTCGCAAGCCGAACCTGCCTGCGCTGGGGCATCGTTGCGCTGGGGTTCCAGGTCACGCTGGCGCAAGTGCTCGACCTCGGACCATGGCCCTTCGCTGCGCTCATCGCCATCATGCTGGTCGCCTTCTTCGCCGGGGTCGGCGGGGCGGCGGTATCGGGGCAGTCCCGCTATGCTGGGATCCTTGCGGGCGGTGCGACCGCGATCTGCGGCGCGAGCGCGGCGCTGGCGCTGTATGGAATCATCGGGCGCGACCGTTTGAGCCAGGCGCAATTCGCGCTGACGCTCGTGGGGGTCAGCCTCGCGAGCGCGCTGGCGATGTCGCTCTACCCGGCGATCGCGGGCGAGATGGGTCTCACCGACAGTCAGGCCGGGTTCCTGATCGGCGCCTCGATCCACGACGTCGCGCAGGCGATCGGCGGCGGCTTTACCTATTCGGACGCGGCGGGGTCCGAAGCGACGATCATCAAGCTTTCGCGGGTGGCCCTGCTCGGGCCGGCGATGATCCTGGTCGCGCTGTGGATCGGCAATTCGGCCGTGGATGCCCGCCAGCCGATCTGGCGCCGGGTTACGCTGCCATGGTTCATCGTCGGCTTCGTGGCGCTGATGGCGGTGAACAGCACGGGCGTCGTGCCCCCCGCGGTTCAGGCAACCTTGATGACAGCATCCAAGACGCTGCTGCTGTTCGCGGTCATCGCAACCGCGATGCGGTCCGACATGGCGCTCATCATGCGGCTCGGCTGGCGCGCCGCGACTCCCGTCGTGTGCGCCACTCTGGCCAGCTTCCTCGCCGCGGTTGCCGCCCTCTGGCTGGGTGCCGCCTGA